The genomic interval GAAGGAAGTTGTATgttatttgtaaattattataggtTGTTGTACAAAGAGTGAACTGGACACTGGTTGAGCGACGGAACAAGTCATACTGTAGCTATCATTAGCGACAGTCTTatcataatttgtattgtacTGTAAATTGTAATCAATTAAAGTTATTACGAGAACAAAGTTGTAAACAAGTTGGTTGAACTTTTCCTACTTTTGAAGTTTGAAGTTTGAAGTTTTGAGTTTTGGTCTGCCAAATTTTTGACGTAGGTAATCAAAGTTTACGCATGAAGTGACAACGGGATAGCAAGATGTGAATCCTTTGTGAAAGAGACATCACCATGTGGGAAATCAGAATCTGTGGATCTTCACAGACTCACTTATTTACTCAGCCGACACTGACATATGTCACTAGTCGGTCTGCTGTCAGCTGTCATGTCACTGTAAATTTATAGTTGGAGTTGGAAAAACttgtaaacaaacaattttatttgaagAAATTGCTAAAACTTCTAAAAGTACCTTACTGAGAACTGGGTTTATTGACTGGACCTGTTATAGGCAGCCTATTTATTAACTGAGTGCATCTTAAACCGCAGAAATGAAGCCAATGAAGCTTGAACTATACAATGCGATTGTGGACGACTTCAACAAATTACCATCGTTCAACCGCGAGAATGAGAATAATCTACGGAAGAAGTACAAAAACTTACCACCTACTACCATAGGGAGTATTATATCGTCGCTGGTGCAGCGAGCTATGAAGCAGAGCTATCGCAAATCACCGTCAATATCCAGCAAATATTACGAACTCTATGAAGAGCTGATGAAGAATTCTAAGGACGAGAATGTAATATTGAGGCTAGCGGACCGGCAAGGCATCAGTCCAGCCCTGTTCGCCCGCTCTCTGCTCCAGAATGTGTATCCAGACTCCACAATGGTGAAGAAATGCATGAAAGACACAACCTTCATTGAAGACAAAGATCTAGCGTACCAAGTCTTTGTGAGTACTATGAATGACAACCAGTACGGCCCGTATGCTGACATCATCAAACAATCCATTGGTCTTGAGTATGAGCTGCGATTGGAGCGGGAATTGCGGTTGATGAATATTTCTTTCTCCGATGAAAACATTCTAAGGTCTCGCGGCTACGATAAGACACCGGACTTCAAGCTAGAAGTGCCTATTGCTGTTGATGGGTTCATCGTCCACTGGATCGAGAGTAAAGCCCTGTTCGGTGATGAGGAGAACCACTCCGGATACTTGAAGGACCAGCTCATGTGCTACTGGAACCGTTTTGGCCCCGGGTTAGTGATATATTGGTTTGGATTCTTAGAAACATTAAATGATACTCCGGAAgctaataatatgtttattctGAGGACCGGCTTCCCTCCTAAGGAAAGTATTGTGACGTTGAATATGGACTTGTAAAAACTCATATGAAGTTATGGTTGTTGTGTATATGTGGATATATGTTGTGTCTCTCTCTATAGCTGAACATTTATTGGCCAGGTTTAATGATGAAGGCAGTGTTGTTGTTATAATTAATCAGCCATTTAAAATTCAACTTCCCTGTGATTTCCTTGTTAATTAAGCTTAATTTTAGTACAAACCAAATTAATGTAATAAGTTACAATGGAATTTAGTTAGTTAAATAAAGGTTGTAAGGAGTTAAATTGAGATAATAAAACTAATCCTTTTCTTtatcaacatattttttttaaaccaccTTTGGTAGTGATTTATTTCACAGATAGATATCAGCTTTCATAGTGTTTATGATACAGAATTGATGCATAATTTACCTCAAGTGAGATCATTACTCAAACCACAAACATTATACAATTCAGACCtattaatttatgtacttaataaacactAGGTTTAGAGTAGGCACCAGTAAACAAAACCACTTCATTTACTTTATCCACAATCATGTACAAGAATGGCTTCTGAGCCACAAACTGTTCTGGCATCAATCGTGAAGAGAATCCGGCTTCAGACACTGCGCTAGCCACTGTGCCTTCCTCAGTCACCTCAATATTAGCCTTCTGCAGTAAAGTGGACACATACAGTGCCTGATCAGATATGAGAGGGAAACTGGCTTGTTCATCAAACATTTGCGTGAGGCCCATATCTTGCAGTAACTCCACCAAAAAGTCCAAGTTAGATTCGATTTTAAACCTCGGCAGTTGCACCATCACGGTCCTTGCGGGTTTCTTCTCATAGAGGTGGAATATTGACTGCAAGTTGATCAAGTTGAGGGCTTCAATCACTTGGACTAGAGGCACGTCGGTGTACGGCAAAAACACGAGCATAGAGTACTTCCCGCCGGCATACGGCAGTTCTAGAACTTTCGCCTGGATTTTATCTATCTGTGCAACATTGAAGTCTCCAGTTATAAACATAAGGTTCACGTCCCCAGCCGCTCCTCCGAACTCGTCGTAGAAAGTGCTGACCTCAGTATCCGCTGTGGAGAATGGAACAGTCCATTTGCCTTTGAAGTATATCGTGTCCAGGAGCAGAAGACTCTTGCCGTCCAAATCTTCTGGCGATGTTATTTCTTCGACAGCTCCGTGGGTCGCGCGACTGACGTAGGAATTAATAGCAGAAGCCGCGTCTTCAGCGGCAGCGAACTGCGTCGTCAGGACTTTGCAGACGCCGGCCGCATCAATCCGGCTTTTAAAAGCCTTCTTGACAGCAAATCCTTCGTCTATAACCACAGCTCCGCCTCTTTCGAGAATCGTTTCTCCTTGACTCTCAACAACTCCCCTTAGAATCTCGTAGTATTTGCTGTTGAAGCACTTCCGCGGATGTAGCCTTAGCGCCCTCTTCAGTTGGACGAGGGTTTCGGAGTCAGCTCCTTCAGACACAGCCGCCAGAAGAGTCCACAAAGACAGTGGCGACATCACGAAGTGGTTTTCAGAGTCGATGGCGACTCTGGTCGTCAGTTCTGTTGCGAAGTCGTAGATGGCCCTCCGAAGGCCCGGCTTCGCCTTTTCCACCGAGCATTGTGATGCAGCCAGAGGTATTAAGGCAAAAAGAGACAGAAACACAACTGTGTAAGTAGCCATTTGTACTGCACAGCGCAAAAAGGATGTTGGAACTGATAGTCGAAATTCTCGATTTTAGTCGGGAGGGTTTTATCAGCATTGTTCGGCTTCCAGTGAGAGATAGTATAGTGTTGAGGTCACACAGTATTTGGCCCGTTTTCAGATAGTGACAGGTTCAGGTTACCATAACAAACGTAAAATTGGTCAGTTCACCTAAgtataaaacaatattgatAAGAATGCAAGACGGGTTTTGcatttttagtaggtataagtacataatgaaACTATGAATAAACTTAGTATTTTACGTACCTGTAGATGGTGCTATCTTTTTGCACTCTGAGTTAACATGTATGCCAAATGTTAACATGTACCTATCCCAGCCGGAAATCGAAATCTTAGTCAAAGAAGtatgcaagaagcctaccaatatatccttacattcaacataaacgtttgtgaaatcagataagtcagcaaaaagttattaattacataattatgttctaagttgtcagccattttataccaaccaaccccactcggagttacataatacggggCTGGAGACTTCCGGGATCCAACTACAGCTAGGTACTCACATGGCTTTATACGATAGCTGCTGAATGGCAATTAGATAACtaaacgtacctacctacctaattaggCACCAAcctattcaaatattttaccaaaatgaatcacacgcactcacgccttgtactacagtactcccttgcggggtaggcagaggtgcattgctgcacccacttttcgccagagtgttatgttagtcccaatgtaatagggggcggacctattgccattttacgggcacatccaagacccgagaacaaatatctgtgtttaaacaaatatctgccccagccgggaatcgaacccgggaccatcggctcagtagtcaggtcactaaccactacgccattcggtcgtcaaaatgAATCAACCCCACAAAATATCGTCATTTACCTACTATGCAAGATCCTTTATAAACCGTAGATCCTGCTACATCCTCATAGTTGGCTTCTGTTAGTGAACTAGTGCAGTGATCATATTAGTGAAAATCATGTGGTTCAAATGGTGGTTCAAGTCCTTTACGTGGTTCGCGGCAATAGCCATGGTAGTTGGAAAGCAAGTGCCATGCAACCACGAAAACGCAATGTTACTATCGAAAGGACCATCCTACCGCTTCGCAATGGAGGTTCTTCATGCCATGGACTTCGAAAATGATGGCCACTTTGTCTTCTCACCTCTGGCTTCATGGCTACAGCTGATGAATGTGTTGGAAGGAGCTTCAGGCTACACTCAGAAAGAAATCCTCAAAGCAACAGGACACCACCCCAATATATGCTATAGACGGAAGCTAAGAGAGGTCTTGAATGGCTTACTTGGTAATGCAAGCAGAACCGATTACAAGATGAACTGTTTGATAATTGTAGATGAGCTGCTTGGCGTCAGAAAGGAGTTTAAGGAAGAAGTCACGAAAACTACGACCCTAGATGTGCTTGCTTTGGACTTTGTGCATCCAAACGCGTCAGCCAAAATAGCTAATCAACTCATAGAGAAGAAAACTGGGAGCATTTTCAAAGACATGGTTTTTGAAGACGATTTCGAAGACACTTACTTCCTGACGTATGACTTTGCTAACTACAAGAGCGCGTGGATGCAGTCTTTCGACCCTCTCAAGACTAAGATGGAAGTGTTCTATGGGCCAGATGGCAAAGCCCTTGGATATGTCAGAATGATGAACACAGTGGGTCAGTTTTACACCGCCAGCCTTCCCCAGCTTAACTTGAATATCTTAGAGCTACCAAGTGACAAGAACAAGCAAGTTTCTATGCTGGTGTTCCTACCGCAACACCCAAGTCCCGATTCCGTGTTTTCCAATCTGAACAAGACGACTATGGCTGGAATCTTCAACAGTTTAAAGAAGGAAGCACCGAAAACGGTTGCTGTTAGCTTGCCTAAATTCCAGATAGAAACCTGGAGCAGTCCCAATGAGATGATGTTCGATATGGGCATGAAATCCATGTTCTACTTAGACAATGCTCAACTGGGTGGTATCAGCAAGTTCAAGATCAACGTTTCCATGATGCTGCAGTTTGCTGCTATTGAGGTGACAGAGGGTGGAGTGAAAGCTGCGAGTGTGACTGCTGGGCGTGGTAAGAGGGACTTGGTTCAGTTCAAAGCGAACCATCCGTTCGGGTTTGCGATTGTGGATAAGAAGACAGAGTTTGTTCTGTTTGCTGGGATGTACTCCGGGCCTCGCAGGGCTGATCGGTTGGATGAAACTGATTAATGCAAGTAGGCAGATAGGTATCTGGTAAGCCCTTAAGGAACTTTGGCCCTCAGCGTCTTCCTAAGTAGTTGCAATCTTTATTGAATCTTTGTTAAGTACTCgtatatttaaatttggatTACGAGTTAATCTGATTTGCCTTCTCCTACGGAAGTACCACTCTTAAATCTATGCCTGTTAACCTCAAGATATAGACATTAGAAAGggatacaatataataaaaacatttctcAATTTGAAAActtgttttaataaagtttactttataaacaatccagtaaaaaataacaattacgtacttatgtaataatattcatatttatgaCTAGTATCACGGTTTTAACAGCCTCGATTATTCATACTTAATATGGTACTAACTACTAACTATTAGTACCTaatatattaggtacctactaatagtTAGGTACCAACATTagctattcatttatttcctTATACTTAATCtaaaagataattattttcttatttatatggccatataaataatatggattattattcggacgaccgaatggcgtagtggttagtgacctgactactgagccgaaggtcccgcgttcgattcccggctggggcagatatttgttctcgggtcttggatgtgaccgtaaaatggcaataggctcgccccctattacattgggactaacataacactttggcgaaaagtgggtgcagcaatgcacctctgcctaccccgcaacggagtacattagtacaaggcgtgagtgtgtgtgtgtgtgttgttaGTTATATGGCCATTCAAAGATATAATGATAACAAACGTTTTTCTATCTAGCGTTTCGAAAacttaattaggtaggtatttacttaaacAATATACTATCTGCtaacattttacataggtagataCATCTTACTATAACGATTACATAACTCTCAAGTATGTAACTACtgaattttaacataaaacataacaaATGCCCAACGTACCTATATAAActatataagtatacatacctactaacgcttaggtacctatagataTGACTGTGTTTACAATATtaacttaaaacaaaaataactacTTGTTAACATACTATGAATAATAATTCGGTATTAATTTACCTTGTAATTTACCTATTAGATAGCACCTACTACATTTCCTACCTATCATATATCCCTGTAAACGTTGGCGAAAAAATTGAGCTTTTCCATTAACTGACAGTTATAACTAATTTGCCTTTGTTCGTTATTCGATCTATGtacaaatatacaataaaCAACAGATAAAACAACCTGAAAATTTCTTGCGACCACCGCGCGACAATCCCCGACCTCCCGCCTTCCACTGCTGGTTCACCAGTAAACGTTCCAACGACTCGCCTCCCACAGCTTCATTGGAAAGCGAACACCAGAATGAGTAGCGGGACGGAGATCGCACAGACGAGGTATATCGAGGTGCGGGGTTCACATTCGGAGATCACCACGAATTGCTCGTTCCATAGAGAATCGTTGTTGCGAAGTGGCAGCTCTAGGACCACCTGGGGAGGATGGGAATTTAGGTTTTAGTGTGCTGGCAATAACATTGGGAGTAAAATTGCAAAGTAAGGACTAGCGTTACGCTAGTCTGGTTCGTCGGAGCACAGAACTTTCGTCGCTTTATCGAGCTAGTTACAACAccacatttaattttacatgGTACCTAACTAGCTTCTATTTAGCGTGTCGGTGGCAAACACGGCGGTGAAAGAATTGGCCAATCAGAATAGCGTTTGTCGCTGACAGTCCAGAGTGCACAAATCGTGGAGGCTCTTTGCACCACTATGACCAGCCCAAATCATCAGGACCACATACCTTCTGAGAGCTAAACATATCCAGCTTCAGATCAAAACGCTCGGTAGACTTCCAACACTCCCCCAGCGCAATTCGGGCCACTTACTTAATATAGGTTACACGTGAAAGTACCAGGAGCACATACCATCTGAGAGCTAAACATATCCAGCTTCAAATCACAACGATCGGTAGAGTTCCGACACTCTCTCAGCGCAGTTCGGGCCacttgtaataataatatgtcataCATAACTAGCCCAAAGTACCAGGACCACATACCTTCTGAGAGCGAAACATATCGAGTCAGTAGTGTTGCGGCTTGCCTTCGAGCCTGTTGTGGGACTTATGGATGACTTATTTTAGGTTATTACTACCTGAAATTACCAGGACCACATACCTTCTGAGAGCTAAACATATCCAGCTTCAAGTCACAACGCTCGGTAGAGTTCCGGCACTCTCTGAGCGCAGTCCGGGCCACGTCGTACCTCGTCTTCTGCAGGTCGAAACGGACGTTTATGAAGTTCGTCTGCACTTCGTTCTCGGAGTTGAACACGAAGAAGTAGTAGCCGTTTGCTGGTACCCTGGTAGGAATGGTGTTGGTTGAGGTAGTTTCTGAGCAATATTTATGTTTGATTGAGGATAgatatatcatcatcagccaatgaGTGCCACAACCACAACATTTTGTGTTGGCCATCGTCAATCAgtcactaccggctacctatCTATATCCTCTTAGTCTATTAGTGCCGGGAAGCTTCGGTTTTTGAAGACTACTTGACTAAAAAGAGACCAGTCAAGTTTGTCTTGGGAGGTGTGTAATCTTTGGGTTGGTTTGTTTGTGATCCTGAAcctaattgaaaaaaatgaaatggatggAGCTATTAGAATTGTGTACGGAATAAGCTTGAAACAGCTTACTAACCAGGCTACACTGACTTATGTAGATATAACATACGTCACCAATTAGACCCCTTCCACTCATGCACCCATCACTGCCTGATTTCCACTTAAGGGTGAGGCCagacgagcgtaattttgtgagttctCAGTCGCGTATTCCGGCAGAAATATGTGCGTGGGAACGAGGGGGGCGGGGAAATGACTCGGAATGACGGAATACGCgactcacaactcacaaaattacgctggTCTGGCCTCACCCTAAATGTATGCTTGACAGCTCACCTATAAGTGATAGCGTTCCGCTGCGCGGCCGCCAGCCGCTCGGCCTCGCTGGCGCCGGCCGCGCAGCGCGTGTGAGGCGTCAGCGGCAGGTTGAGGATGAGACCGTCGCACTCCAGCAGAGCTTCTTCACTGGAAAGGAATGGACCATGAGATTGAGGTTAGGTATTGTTTGTATGGGAAATGTCTGTATCTTTGGGAAATAATTACATAACTTATCATCAGCTAGAGCCAGCCTTCATAGTTGACAACGTAATAAACCGGGGGGTAGGGACTGATACTCCCACGAATAACTA from Plutella xylostella chromosome 28, ilPluXylo3.1, whole genome shotgun sequence carries:
- the LOC105389217 gene encoding serine protease inhibitor 77Ba-like, producing MATYTVVFLSLFALIPLAASQCSVEKAKPGLRRAIYDFATELTTRVAIDSENHFVMSPLSLWTLLAAVSEGADSETLVQLKRALRLHPRKCFNSKYYEILRGVVESQGETILERGGAVVIDEGFAVKKAFKSRIDAAGVCKVLTTQFAAAEDAASAINSYVSRATHGAVEEITSPEDLDGKSLLLLDTIYFKGKWTVPFSTADTEVSTFYDEFGGAAGDVNLMFITGDFNVAQIDKIQAKVLELPYAGGKYSMLVFLPYTDVPLVQVIEALNLINLQSIFHLYEKKPARTVMVQLPRFKIESNLDFLVELLQDMGLTQMFDEQASFPLISDQALYVSTLLQKANIEVTEEGTVASAVSEAGFSSRLMPEQFVAQKPFLYMIVDKVNEVVLFTGAYSKPSVY
- the LOC105387670 gene encoding CDAN1-interacting nuclease 1: MKPMKLELYNAIVDDFNKLPSFNRENENNLRKKYKNLPPTTIGSIISSLVQRAMKQSYRKSPSISSKYYELYEELMKNSKDENVILRLADRQGISPALFARSLLQNVYPDSTMVKKCMKDTTFIEDKDLAYQVFVSTMNDNQYGPYADIIKQSIGLEYELRLERELRLMNISFSDENILRSRGYDKTPDFKLEVPIAVDGFIVHWIESKALFGDEENHSGYLKDQLMCYWNRFGPGLVIYWFGFLETLNDTPEANNMFILRTGFPPKESIVTLNMDL
- the LOC105387668 gene encoding serpin B5, which encodes MVVGKQVPCNHENAMLLSKGPSYRFAMEVLHAMDFENDGHFVFSPLASWLQLMNVLEGASGYTQKEILKATGHHPNICYRRKLREVLNGLLGNASRTDYKMNCLIIVDELLGVRKEFKEEVTKTTTLDVLALDFVHPNASAKIANQLIEKKTGSIFKDMVFEDDFEDTYFLTYDFANYKSAWMQSFDPLKTKMEVFYGPDGKALGYVRMMNTVGQFYTASLPQLNLNILELPSDKNKQVSMLVFLPQHPSPDSVFSNLNKTTMAGIFNSLKKEAPKTVAVSLPKFQIETWSSPNEMMFDMGMKSMFYLDNAQLGGISKFKINVSMMLQFAAIEVTEGGVKAASVTAGRGKRDLVQFKANHPFGFAIVDKKTEFVLFAGMYSGPRRADRLDETD